A genomic stretch from Acinonyx jubatus isolate Ajub_Pintada_27869175 chromosome E2, VMU_Ajub_asm_v1.0, whole genome shotgun sequence includes:
- the LOC106974714 gene encoding synapse differentiation-inducing gene protein 1-like, with protein sequence MVSTAFEILQDKPPRDHMCLSICALLLCFPIGIVALIFSLQTRHSNKWNNRALAAETSQQVYYMAVLGIVLGSIITLAILIFLTVDLFSR encoded by the exons ATGGTCTCCACG GCGTTTGAAATTTTGCAGGACAAGCCCCCCAGAGACCACATGTGCCTGTCCATTTGTGCCTTACTCCTGTGTTTTCCCATAGGCATTGTAGCCTTGATCTTCTCTCTCCAG ACAAGGCACAGCAACAAGTGGAATAACCGAGCCTTGGCAGCTGAGACGTCCCAGCAAGTCTACTACATGGCAGTCTTGGGGATTGTCTTGGGAAGCATCATCACACTCGCCATCTTGATTTTCCTCACGGTGGACTTATTTTCTCGTTAA
- the HAUS5 gene encoding HAUS augmin-like complex subunit 5 isoform X1: MELVQEARELGCWAAEEMGAPAAARAPESTLRRLCLGQGADIWAYVLRHVHSQRNVKKIRGNLLWYGHQDSPEARRKLELEATVARLRAEIQELDQSLELMEQETEAQDMAMEQALQSIQDTQRRALLLRAQAGAMRRQQRGLQDPMQRLQNQLKRLQDIERKATVDITFRPLSSASLGLEPVVLGDVRTACTLRTQFLQNLLVPQAKGGSILTPRDDHFGASYQQWLSSVETLLTNHPPGHILASLEHLAEEREAEIRSLCSPDGLQDTEITRSQAPDQPDSSRALPSMVHLIQEGWRDVGMLIAQRGPLLKEHQILTQRLQGLMEEVKKCALESSERQALVLGLRGCGLWAELKALRAQSQELEEVAGRRQLLLQELQAKQQRILHWRRLVEETQEQIRLLIKGNSASKTRLCRSPAEVLALLQRKVVPTSEAVAPQSQKLLHCLEEEARHLPHLLLDTLLRHSPGGLQPLPTVLPSIYQLHPTSPRSSSLIVLSHRLGLPAGKAPELLLPKAASLRQELLFLQDQQSLRSWDLLHMKTSLPPGPSTQELLQIRAAREKEQKENLGQALKQLENLLKQALERIPELQGVVGDWWEQPGQAALSGELCQGLSLPQWRLRWVQAQGILQQLCR; the protein is encoded by the exons ATGGAGTTAGTGCAGGAAGCGCGGGAACTGGGCTGCTGGGCGGCGGAAGAGATGGGGGCGCCCGCGGCAGCCCGGGCCCCGGAGTCAACTCTGCGCAG ACTGTGTCTGGGCCAGGGGGCCGACATCTGGGCCTATGTCTTGCGGCATGTGCATAGCCAGAG GAATGTCAAGAAGATCCGAGGAAACTTACTTTG GTATGGCCACCAGGACAGTCCAGAG GCCCGTCGGAAGTTGGAGCTGGAAGCCACTGTTGCTCGCCTGCGGGCAGAGATCCAGGAGTTagaccagagcctggagctgatGGAGCAAGAGACCGAGGCTCAGG ACATGGCCATGGAGCAGGCCCTACAGAGCATTCAAGACACCCAGCGTCGTGCTCTCCTCCTCCGGGCCCAAGCTGGGGCCATGCGAAGACAGCAGCGTGGGCTTCAAGATCCCATGCAGCGGCTACAGAATCAACTGAAGCGTCTGCAGGACATAGAGAG GAAGGCCACAGTAGATATAACCTTTCGACCCTTATCATCAGCATCCCTGGGACTGGAGCCTGTGGTCCTG GGTGATGTCCGAACAGCCTGTACCCTCCGGACCCAATTTTTGCAGAACCTCCTAGTTCCTCAGGCCAAGGGAGGCAGCATCCT AACCCCTCGAGATGACCACTTTGGAGCTTCCTACCAGCAGTGGCTTAGCTCAGTGGAG ACACTACTGACAAACCATCCTCCAGGCCACATCCTGGCCTCCTTGGAACACCTGGCTGAGGAGCGGGAGGCAGAGATTCGGTCCCTGTGCAGTCCAGATGGGCTCCAAGATACGGAGATAACCAG GTCCCAAGCACCAGACCAGCCAGACTCCAGCCGGGCCCTGCCGTCCATGGTGCATCTCATCCAG GAGGGCTGGCGGGACGTGGGTATGCTGATTGCACAGCGGGGCCCCCTGCTGAAGGAGCATCAAATCCTGACCCAGCGCCTCCAAGGCCTGATGGAGGAGGTGAAGAAATGTGCCCTGGAATCCAGCGAGAG GCAGGCATTGGTGCTGGGACTCCGAGGCTGTGGCCTGTGGGCAGAGCTCAAGGCCCTGCgtgctcagagccaggagctggaggaggtggCTGGGCGCCGGCAGCTTCTGCTACAGGAGCTACAGGCCAAACAGCAACGGATCCTGCACTGGCGCCGGCTGGTG gaggagacacaggaacAGATCCGCCTGCTCATCAAAGGCAACTCAGCCAGCAAGACGCGCCTGTGCCGGAGCCCTGCAGAG GTACTGGCTCTGCTTCAGCGAAAAGTGGTCCCCACATCTGAAGCGGTGGCACCACAGTCCCAGAAACTGCTTCATTGTCTGGAGGAGGAAGCCCGGCATCTTCCCCACCTTCTGTTGGACACCTTGCTTCGGCACAGCCCTGGAGG GTTACAGCCCCTGCCCACGGTCCTGCCATCCATCTACCAGCTGCATCCCACGTCCCCAAGGAGCTCCAGCCTCATAGTGCTGAGCCACAGATTGGGGCTGCCTGCAGGGAAG gctccagaactgctCCTCCCAAAGGCTGCCTCTCTTCGTCAGGAACTTCTATTTCTCCAGGACCAGCAGAGTCTCCGGTCCTGGGATCTGCTCCACATGAAGACCAGCCTGCCCCCAGGACCATCCACCCAGG AGCTGCTGCAGATCCGGGCAGCTCgggaaaaggagcagaaagagaatctGGGACAGGCTCTGAAGCAGCTGGAGAACCTGCTGAAACAAGCGCTGGAGCGAATCCCCGAGCTACAGGGGGTTGTTGGGGACTG GTGGGAGCAGCCAGGCCAAGCCGCCCTGTCTGGGGAGCTCTGCCAGGGCCTGTCCCTGCCCCAGTGGCGGCTGCGCTGGGTCCAGGCCCAAGGCATCCTGCAACAACTGTGCAGATGA
- the HAUS5 gene encoding HAUS augmin-like complex subunit 5 isoform X2: MSCGMCIARGMSRRSEETYFDMAMEQALQSIQDTQRRALLLRAQAGAMRRQQRGLQDPMQRLQNQLKRLQDIERKATVDITFRPLSSASLGLEPVVLGDVRTACTLRTQFLQNLLVPQAKGGSILTPRDDHFGASYQQWLSSVETLLTNHPPGHILASLEHLAEEREAEIRSLCSPDGLQDTEITRSQAPDQPDSSRALPSMVHLIQEGWRDVGMLIAQRGPLLKEHQILTQRLQGLMEEVKKCALESSERQALVLGLRGCGLWAELKALRAQSQELEEVAGRRQLLLQELQAKQQRILHWRRLVEETQEQIRLLIKGNSASKTRLCRSPAEVLALLQRKVVPTSEAVAPQSQKLLHCLEEEARHLPHLLLDTLLRHSPGGLQPLPTVLPSIYQLHPTSPRSSSLIVLSHRLGLPAGKAPELLLPKAASLRQELLFLQDQQSLRSWDLLHMKTSLPPGPSTQELLQIRAAREKEQKENLGQALKQLENLLKQALERIPELQGVVGDWWEQPGQAALSGELCQGLSLPQWRLRWVQAQGILQQLCR; the protein is encoded by the exons ATGTCTTGCGGCATGTGCATAGCCAGAG GAATGTCAAGAAGATCCGAGGAAACTTACTTTG ACATGGCCATGGAGCAGGCCCTACAGAGCATTCAAGACACCCAGCGTCGTGCTCTCCTCCTCCGGGCCCAAGCTGGGGCCATGCGAAGACAGCAGCGTGGGCTTCAAGATCCCATGCAGCGGCTACAGAATCAACTGAAGCGTCTGCAGGACATAGAGAG GAAGGCCACAGTAGATATAACCTTTCGACCCTTATCATCAGCATCCCTGGGACTGGAGCCTGTGGTCCTG GGTGATGTCCGAACAGCCTGTACCCTCCGGACCCAATTTTTGCAGAACCTCCTAGTTCCTCAGGCCAAGGGAGGCAGCATCCT AACCCCTCGAGATGACCACTTTGGAGCTTCCTACCAGCAGTGGCTTAGCTCAGTGGAG ACACTACTGACAAACCATCCTCCAGGCCACATCCTGGCCTCCTTGGAACACCTGGCTGAGGAGCGGGAGGCAGAGATTCGGTCCCTGTGCAGTCCAGATGGGCTCCAAGATACGGAGATAACCAG GTCCCAAGCACCAGACCAGCCAGACTCCAGCCGGGCCCTGCCGTCCATGGTGCATCTCATCCAG GAGGGCTGGCGGGACGTGGGTATGCTGATTGCACAGCGGGGCCCCCTGCTGAAGGAGCATCAAATCCTGACCCAGCGCCTCCAAGGCCTGATGGAGGAGGTGAAGAAATGTGCCCTGGAATCCAGCGAGAG GCAGGCATTGGTGCTGGGACTCCGAGGCTGTGGCCTGTGGGCAGAGCTCAAGGCCCTGCgtgctcagagccaggagctggaggaggtggCTGGGCGCCGGCAGCTTCTGCTACAGGAGCTACAGGCCAAACAGCAACGGATCCTGCACTGGCGCCGGCTGGTG gaggagacacaggaacAGATCCGCCTGCTCATCAAAGGCAACTCAGCCAGCAAGACGCGCCTGTGCCGGAGCCCTGCAGAG GTACTGGCTCTGCTTCAGCGAAAAGTGGTCCCCACATCTGAAGCGGTGGCACCACAGTCCCAGAAACTGCTTCATTGTCTGGAGGAGGAAGCCCGGCATCTTCCCCACCTTCTGTTGGACACCTTGCTTCGGCACAGCCCTGGAGG GTTACAGCCCCTGCCCACGGTCCTGCCATCCATCTACCAGCTGCATCCCACGTCCCCAAGGAGCTCCAGCCTCATAGTGCTGAGCCACAGATTGGGGCTGCCTGCAGGGAAG gctccagaactgctCCTCCCAAAGGCTGCCTCTCTTCGTCAGGAACTTCTATTTCTCCAGGACCAGCAGAGTCTCCGGTCCTGGGATCTGCTCCACATGAAGACCAGCCTGCCCCCAGGACCATCCACCCAGG AGCTGCTGCAGATCCGGGCAGCTCgggaaaaggagcagaaagagaatctGGGACAGGCTCTGAAGCAGCTGGAGAACCTGCTGAAACAAGCGCTGGAGCGAATCCCCGAGCTACAGGGGGTTGTTGGGGACTG GTGGGAGCAGCCAGGCCAAGCCGCCCTGTCTGGGGAGCTCTGCCAGGGCCTGTCCCTGCCCCAGTGGCGGCTGCGCTGGGTCCAGGCCCAAGGCATCCTGCAACAACTGTGCAGATGA
- the HAUS5 gene encoding HAUS augmin-like complex subunit 5 isoform X3 gives MEQETEAQDMAMEQALQSIQDTQRRALLLRAQAGAMRRQQRGLQDPMQRLQNQLKRLQDIERKATVDITFRPLSSASLGLEPVVLGDVRTACTLRTQFLQNLLVPQAKGGSILTPRDDHFGASYQQWLSSVETLLTNHPPGHILASLEHLAEEREAEIRSLCSPDGLQDTEITRSQAPDQPDSSRALPSMVHLIQEGWRDVGMLIAQRGPLLKEHQILTQRLQGLMEEVKKCALESSERQALVLGLRGCGLWAELKALRAQSQELEEVAGRRQLLLQELQAKQQRILHWRRLVEETQEQIRLLIKGNSASKTRLCRSPAEVLALLQRKVVPTSEAVAPQSQKLLHCLEEEARHLPHLLLDTLLRHSPGGLQPLPTVLPSIYQLHPTSPRSSSLIVLSHRLGLPAGKAPELLLPKAASLRQELLFLQDQQSLRSWDLLHMKTSLPPGPSTQELLQIRAAREKEQKENLGQALKQLENLLKQALERIPELQGVVGDWWEQPGQAALSGELCQGLSLPQWRLRWVQAQGILQQLCR, from the exons atGGAGCAAGAGACCGAGGCTCAGG ACATGGCCATGGAGCAGGCCCTACAGAGCATTCAAGACACCCAGCGTCGTGCTCTCCTCCTCCGGGCCCAAGCTGGGGCCATGCGAAGACAGCAGCGTGGGCTTCAAGATCCCATGCAGCGGCTACAGAATCAACTGAAGCGTCTGCAGGACATAGAGAG GAAGGCCACAGTAGATATAACCTTTCGACCCTTATCATCAGCATCCCTGGGACTGGAGCCTGTGGTCCTG GGTGATGTCCGAACAGCCTGTACCCTCCGGACCCAATTTTTGCAGAACCTCCTAGTTCCTCAGGCCAAGGGAGGCAGCATCCT AACCCCTCGAGATGACCACTTTGGAGCTTCCTACCAGCAGTGGCTTAGCTCAGTGGAG ACACTACTGACAAACCATCCTCCAGGCCACATCCTGGCCTCCTTGGAACACCTGGCTGAGGAGCGGGAGGCAGAGATTCGGTCCCTGTGCAGTCCAGATGGGCTCCAAGATACGGAGATAACCAG GTCCCAAGCACCAGACCAGCCAGACTCCAGCCGGGCCCTGCCGTCCATGGTGCATCTCATCCAG GAGGGCTGGCGGGACGTGGGTATGCTGATTGCACAGCGGGGCCCCCTGCTGAAGGAGCATCAAATCCTGACCCAGCGCCTCCAAGGCCTGATGGAGGAGGTGAAGAAATGTGCCCTGGAATCCAGCGAGAG GCAGGCATTGGTGCTGGGACTCCGAGGCTGTGGCCTGTGGGCAGAGCTCAAGGCCCTGCgtgctcagagccaggagctggaggaggtggCTGGGCGCCGGCAGCTTCTGCTACAGGAGCTACAGGCCAAACAGCAACGGATCCTGCACTGGCGCCGGCTGGTG gaggagacacaggaacAGATCCGCCTGCTCATCAAAGGCAACTCAGCCAGCAAGACGCGCCTGTGCCGGAGCCCTGCAGAG GTACTGGCTCTGCTTCAGCGAAAAGTGGTCCCCACATCTGAAGCGGTGGCACCACAGTCCCAGAAACTGCTTCATTGTCTGGAGGAGGAAGCCCGGCATCTTCCCCACCTTCTGTTGGACACCTTGCTTCGGCACAGCCCTGGAGG GTTACAGCCCCTGCCCACGGTCCTGCCATCCATCTACCAGCTGCATCCCACGTCCCCAAGGAGCTCCAGCCTCATAGTGCTGAGCCACAGATTGGGGCTGCCTGCAGGGAAG gctccagaactgctCCTCCCAAAGGCTGCCTCTCTTCGTCAGGAACTTCTATTTCTCCAGGACCAGCAGAGTCTCCGGTCCTGGGATCTGCTCCACATGAAGACCAGCCTGCCCCCAGGACCATCCACCCAGG AGCTGCTGCAGATCCGGGCAGCTCgggaaaaggagcagaaagagaatctGGGACAGGCTCTGAAGCAGCTGGAGAACCTGCTGAAACAAGCGCTGGAGCGAATCCCCGAGCTACAGGGGGTTGTTGGGGACTG GTGGGAGCAGCCAGGCCAAGCCGCCCTGTCTGGGGAGCTCTGCCAGGGCCTGTCCCTGCCCCAGTGGCGGCTGCGCTGGGTCCAGGCCCAAGGCATCCTGCAACAACTGTGCAGATGA